In the Neodiprion virginianus isolate iyNeoVirg1 chromosome 2, iyNeoVirg1.1, whole genome shotgun sequence genome, taaattaaaaaacatgcAGTTCCCTATTCTCATTTCAGTTAATGTCTACAAATATAATACCAATACCCATCCTGATACAGAGTGACGAGAAAAGCCAAAGTATTGGCATTTTTCATGGCCCGTGCATCTGTCATATATCCTTTATGAAATATACAGTAAACTTTGagttaatttttgaaaagagcCATGTATGTGCGCCCTACAATCATGAAACTACGAAATCATCGTCTGAAATGAGTGCCGCACGCAGGTGACGTACGGCCCTAAAGCCAATTACAGGTCTCAATAAAGACTCAATATCATACAGTGTGTTGTTTAGAATAAAATACAATCAAGcacttcaatttttaaaacactTCTTCAAagcaatttgtataattttgttcCAGTTCTGTTGAAGAGCTACGTATACAAGAGTGACTCacttggaaataattattctgtTAACTCGATAGGCACTGATGGTTTATGAGAGAtcaaaaatcgttaaaaaataaggTGTATatgttgtaaataaaatatctctcGATAACTGCTTGTGCTTTTCGAATCGTTCCAGCATATACAGTGTAATACGATTGGGCTATGTGTGATTCAAACTTTCTTGTACGAAAATATGAGTTGCAATATCTGTAATATGTTTACAGCATACTCATTGCAcgttacatatgtatacatataataatttatttagtcTTCAGCATCCTCGGCCTCAAAAATTGTCTTGAAGCAGAACGGCTGGAAAATGTATCCGTCTCCTGTGTAAAATTTGCTCATGAACTCCACCCTGTAAAGATATTAATCGAATTAATTCACTCGTTTAGCAAACTCTACTTATTTCACACCTATTTTTTcccaaattattttcaaatataagaTTTACGCactttttaacgaaaaattaatttcccaACTTAAAAAAGTGTTAaagcgtaaaaaaattcaattttttcctaatttttggAACAGATATGATACttgcagaaaataaaaaaacaaatgacaTTTACTGTGTGACCTAGTGAACGTTGATGACTAAATTACGTCAAAGTGATTAGTAGTTAGCAAACAGTTTCTCTATGTGAAGATCCATAGTCACCAGATCATAATCAAGTCGGCCTGAAGCAAATACATGATAATCTTTTGGATTCTTATTATACACTGCTACGCAATACTAAAATGAAtgtgtttttatattttttttttgtggggcaatacaaaattaataaatcacAAAGAACTATTGgcaaaacgataaaaaattctggaatAAAACATTGTCCACATTACAGAAATCTGGTTTGCTGATTCGTCAAAACTTGTCCGTTggcaataattaaaattcagaCAGATTTGatgtaagaataatttttcagaaagCAGTTGATGTAAAAATACCTTTCTAAACCCGAAGCATCAATAGTTTGAGGCAGATAAACTTACCAATGAAGTCGAAGGGTGTGAAGGAAAGCAGATAAACCTTCCATCATGACAAGAATTGCCAGTGTAAAGAGCGCCCATGCTCCAAAGGCAAAGAATAGTATGACGGATTTGACATACTCTCCTTCCTCAGCTCCCAGTCCTTGGCGTAAAACCATCTCCCACAACACCTCGGACAGCTGAGCATGAGCCAGCGACAAAGCCCATAATCGAAGATACGAGGCTGTGTGTGATACTGTCGAGAGGACATACTCGATCGTGTGGATGCCTTGGTGAATCATTATTTCACTAAATGCCTCATCCTCGACACTATGACCACCGCCATGCTCGCTAACGGTGTTTGACGGACTCGCGATGCCTCCTGGCTGGAGCTCAATATCCTGTGACGGAATCCCGTTACTctgcgataaaaattgaaacaatccTAATTACAAGGCTATTCCACACTAGTTATCAAATAAAAGTATGGACAgtaatgcaaaatttttattctgcTGAATCTGTTTTGTGAGTTCGAAActtaaaatcaaaataatattcttgATCACTTGTAGATGAATCACATCTCTTTATATTCCAATGAGTGGTTAATTAACTATTTTTTGACTTACAATAGCtacttcattttttaaaattatatttaatataactTTAATTTCAAGTCAAACTCCACTACTTGTCTTAATTACCTTTTTATTATGACATGTATGGAAGGGCTATCTAGCTTGTTTATCAATCGACGAAACAGATTAATAAATATCGTTAGCAATTAATATGAGGTCAAACCCATCCGAATCGGATCAAAAATACCAGAgtttaataatattacacCATGCAACTTCCAATTATAAAACCTTTTCTCGAATTTCTGACATCTCGATTAGATTGTATTTCTCCAATTTGCTCAGATTACAAGCATTTCAGATGTCCTAAtgatgaaaacttttctcaaaatttttaatgactTAACTGATTTAGATGGTACTGAAGGACCATTTATCATTAAACTGCATCCGAGgtgtaatcaattttttttttttttatgaacgAAAGCAATAGGAATAGCCAGATATGGAAATATATAATGCAGACTGGATCAGATTATGAAATTACGTTAAAATTCAAACAGAAAGAAATGAAGAGAAACTGAATCCAAAGAAACATATTCAAAACTATAAAACGATTGAATGAGTTAATTTTCGTGGCATGACACTCGTTTTTTTGCAAAATGAGCAAAATTATTTAAGTAAAGTCCGAGCTATCGCCCACCCCCTCCGATTTGGCTGATTTTTTGTGGTCATGTTACCCACCTAGGGAGTAGtcataaaacaaaatattagGTCTCGGAAAACTATATTGGCTGAGCAAGACccatttttcgttttgttttctcacATTTCTGAGTTGAATTTGGGAATTTTTGATTGCGCAGACGTTTTTTGTACGAAGTGGCAGAAAGCGGTTTTCAAGTGTAAAACTGACCAAGGAACAAGAATATGGCCACAAATTTGACCCACGACAAACACCCATAGTTATAATGGCCAAAAACCCTCAAAATTGACCAAAAAGTCCCAAATCATGGGGAAACGGTAAAAACATCTGTTTTACTATCTGATGCGGCCATCTTGTACTGAAAGAACCAACTAATCCAATGAGCACGTGCCCAGATATTTAGGGTGAGCCATTTAGGAAAGGCGCGCCTTGAGAATTggaggtttcttttttttttttgtcaaaaatgtgaattcaaaTCCGAAATTGGGATTGGTTGACATGGCGTCGAATCTATTTTAATACGTTAACTAggaattttcaatgaatatgTTACAGCAAGCTTTAACAATGTTGTTTTTTTGGATACTTTATTACTGTATCAGCAAAATTGACTATACTTACGACAACGGGGGAAGCACTTTGGTTCTTTTTTCTAGTGGTAATGATGTATAATGGTTTGCCAAAAAGCATCACAGGGACGCAGGCTAAGGCACCAAAGACGCAGACGTATTGGACAGTGCCTTGACCGGTGAACATGAATTCTGAACAACCCTCGGTCGTATCGCTACTCGATGACATAAGCATCATGTTGATGAACGTAATCAATACCGATGGCGCACAAGTAGAACCCCTGCTAAAGTCATCTAAACATGAATAGTAACATATTCTAAATGCCTGCTTTCGCAATTTGTTGGTATATTGGCTTACTAATAATCACTACCAACACCCGTTATATCCGATAAGACATTTTCTTATAGGCTTATGTGGGGCAAGGGAGGCGAGGGATTAGTGACCATCATTATGCATCTGCAGTTGATTTATGAAGTTCAATATCAACACTTGCATTTGTGCAAGCAACAAGGAAAACTGCAGAAAAGTTGGAACCTCAGCTTGCAGATTCGGTGCTTGAATAACGTGACTTGTCTTATAATGTTAGAGAGTTATCGGTCAGTTCCTCATCGCCACACTTCGGATTTCAAATTAAGTGCTCCCGTTCCGCAGTCTCCCATGCTATACATGACGCTACTGCGGccggttaaaaattttttttttttttctaattaattcTAGTTACATAATCTTGTCACAAGTTTTGCCTTACCATTGGTTGCAGCGTATAAGATCCACTTCATGACTATCAGGCAAACCATATAAAAGAAGAGCAGCATAAGGAACACTAGCTGTGGCAAGAACTCCAACAATATACTAGCGTATTTCTTGAAGTGGCTGTTGAATTAGAAAACGTTGATATTGAAGCTTGGGTGTTTAATACTGATGAAATTTAATGGCAAGACATGTAGACGACGAATCAATGGTAAAATTCTTTGAAGCATAGTTGATGTTTTGTATTAAGAGGGGAGCCTGCTTTagaggcttcaaaaaatctatttttttttttacataaatatcttcccaaactatccaagaatgtgtttctaaaatttcagacgcaaattccaaatattttcggagttacagaagaaatagTGAGCAAGCGTCGACCAGGTATACGAGCGGCCGGATCGCTCGGAGTACGTATTATAATCCAAAGGGACTAACGGTCGTTCGAGACACTATTGACTGTTCGTAGAAGGTTATTATAGAGCTATCGTAGGGATAAAAGCACGTATTATAACGGTATATATGAACTGGCTGCGTCGGTTTGAGCAAAGCTACCACAGCATTTAGGTTCAGTTTCGATTTGTCTTTCGGCACGTGAACATCTTGAAATCATGCAGAGCTATTCAAAAGTGCGCAAATCTTCAAGTGAACGTAGTGGAAAGCCACGGAAGCGCAGATTAGCATATTAATGCGGtaagttcaagaaaattacgattttttatatacgaaaactttgacgcacgatttctccgtttttcatttttacgatttttcctaattgGCGGGAAAGATaggaaaaaaactaaacgtcCTATCGAAACGAGACAAATTGCATTGTACTCGGGATTAAATTCTCTTCTAGTTGAACCTAAAAAACCTTAAGAAAGTTAAGATTAACCCACTTATTAAACAATctaaagtgaattttttttttaatttgcgaaaaattgttgaatttttcactttttgttgaattttcttgGTTGAACTAGAAGCTATACTattgagaagtaaaaattttttcgggttctttgtttcagatggAAATTGCGACCTGCACCTTTCCCGCCGCACGAAAAATGCACACTCGAGACGCCTCGGTGAAATGCTTGTACCAGGTATAACATGACATATAtcttaatgaaaaaatttaagaagactgctgaaatatataataataaaacctgaaagtttcgtttcaatcggatatttctttccttcccaaaaaaatccttgaaaaaatcgattttgcgAAGCCTCTAAAGCAGGCTCTCCCTTAAGAATGACCAAGTTTAATTGATTGCTAattaaatcgattattttttccggATCAATCGAGTATaagtgattatttttcaaactcaattAATTGACCGACTCGAttatgtttcttcacagtcggtttttattttttactcccgtgaacgatgcaatacaatatcaatttatgtgattaaagtattaattattatcattttatcaCTTACCGAGTACCTACTtgatataataatgaatacTTTCAcccgaaattgaaaaatattttgaacgaAGATAGAAATCgtcaaaaaaacttttccgctattaagactgcatactgaaatttacgaaatttagttttgataatatgaaatttcaGTGTGTGGTCTTAATaacggaaaagttttttgataatttatagtttcattaaaaatgttttcaaattccaggtgaaaatattcattactataaCAAATAGGTAAGTAAGAATATGACAATAATTAATACTTTAATCACATTAATTGATATTCTATTGCGTCGTTCATGGGagtcaaaaataaaactaattgtgaaaaaaaataattgagttGGTCGATTGATCGAGttcgaaaattaatcgattatactcgattaatctgaataaatggtcgatttaatcgaaaatcgattatttatgATACTTCTTATTTCATATgcactgtttaaaaaaatacgaaataatcgattaatcgattaatatTTACCAATTTAACCGAGTCGtgttagattatttttttggactTGATTAACCGATGcattgattatttttagcttagtGGCCATCGCTAATTTGCATACCTCACAAACACAATCTAGACAACACACATGTTGCAAAGTCATCGTTTACACGTCTTTACAAATACGTCGTTTAGGTAAAGCAAAATGACACAGGAAAGCTGTCCACCTTGGACAGTTTTAAGTCCTGTATTTTGATATGTCGAAAAGATATCTTAAAAACGTTCTCAGGCCGtcttttttacagattttctcACTGTCAAATGGATCTATATCTGGAATACCACAGATCGTGTAATGCACAGTGCCCACATAAAGAGTCTGATAGCCATCTTAATTagcacacatttttttatttggttcACTGCGATCTACGAATCATTCATCGAGAACATGAGCAAGTGTCATTAGGACATGTCTCTTTCGTTCAGTAGTTAGTCAACGAATACCAACAGACGTTCCCAACCCTGTCATAGTTCACTGCTGATACCTGACCTTTATTATTTTATGTGGTCATGTGCTCACTTGAAACAATTGAGAATTAGCTGCTTTGTTGTTAGCATACTTTTTTAGCCTAGATCTTTACGAAAAAATACTGTGTTATACATTTGACCGTGCATTCAACGAACTTGATGatctattatatattacattgTGTTCGGCTGTGTTAAGAAATCGCTTTGACAGAAAATAATTGTCTTCAAAATATTAagcaaataatattttaaagaGGATGTTAAGCCGTTCAGCACAATGTGTCTTCAAAATACCTTTTCTTTGACAGCTAAAAGATGTCAGAAAATGTTGCATATGCCgtcttttcgacattttttaagCATCTTTCAGACATCTTTTAGGTAAAACTGAAAGATGTCTTTCCGGATTATAGGGCGTCTCTTCGACATTCTTTACATGGCACGTGTGTTATCTTGGAAGGTATTGCTTCTCTCATATTCCCTTAACTTGATACTATGCACTTTTcgagattcaaattttattccatttatcatatttgatttcgagaaagtaaaattttgaaagaataaaGCAGTCGAAGGGTGAATAcaaatgaatataaatgagGTACAAACTACCTTTCTTCACATCTTGACATTCAATCTCATTTTAAATAGGATATAAAAATAGTAGCCCAAGCTGTTATACCTACACATAGTTTATGATACTGCAGCAGACACCGAAGATCATGTGCACAACGCCAATAACAATGGATAGCTTCATCTTGTACGAGTTCAAGAAGATGATTTTGTTTTCACCAAGTTGCCATGCTGGGTCCAAGCCCAGCGGGTATGGAGAGTCCTTGAAAGCGCTTATAGGGTCCAACTGGTGGGTCTCCTCTTCAGTAAGCGTTTCGTAATCGTAAGGGTTCTCCCAACTGGACCCGAATATATTTACGGACTTGGAAAATACGTCATTGTATATAACGCCGGTATAGATAGAAAAGAGACCCATAAGAAGTATGATGTACCGACCACCGAAGAATATATTCCAGATTTCATTGTCGATTCTCTTGGCGATCAGCTGCTTTTCGCATATGATCATATATGCTCCAAAAAGCGTCAGAATTAGAcctaaaatgaaaaattttgcagaaatAGTAAGAATTCGAGTTTACCAATTTCCTACTTATGCAGGCACTATAATGTATCTTGAGAGGGTACAATGTTTAACAGAGACACAacacattgaaaaatattcagatatGTATTTTCATCTACATTTTTAAATGCAGATAAGAGGAACGGAAAACATCAATTATTAGACAAAATAAATGGTAGTTTCATAAAACACTTGAAGAACAGTTTATCTTGAGAGATGCGTGAAGAATGGGCTATTTTTGGCTTACATGGAAATAATACGTTAGCATTCTGGTTTAACACATTTACccataatataaaaaatactgaGTTTAATCAGCTGGTTTTCAGAAGCGATTGATGTTATTGCCAATTTGGCACTATATTTCCTAAATTATAGGTAAAGTCAAACCCACCAGTTCTCGGCTGCTTGAAAAGTAACTGTTGGAGTTTTCAAATTGAGCGACACAATCCCTCTTTGCCACCGTGACACAGACATGCCCGCCATCTACTATTTATGACTGACACGACGAGACTTCCGGACGTGAATCTAGCCATCCATTACGCAAATCAGTTACAATTAAGTCGCCGCTATTGCAATACTATTCTTTTGATCTTGTTCTTGATATgcagtttatttattcaagataTAGACTTGAACTGAAATTCAACGTGTTGTGTCATCTTTGTCACAAAATACCCCCATAAATACTAAAAATAACTATCCATGACTTTTTCCCAAGACAGCGGCCAGTCTTAATTTTGCTCATTCAAGACTTTGAGGTGTCCAAGACATTTACTGTTCGTGACTGCGAGGGACGCTTCAATGTCTAATAAAACCAAACGACTCAGAGGAATTAGAATATTTTCGTACTGCGAATAATTTTAGGCTCTTTGgtctatacatatacctataggTAAAACCTAGTCGACACAGAATTAACCCTTTGAAGTATAGATTTTTCCTTGtagtaaaatttcttgaaGCTGGGTGTATAaaggtaaattttcaaaattcaaaatggtggatctAACATAAGCAAATAGGATCAATCACCGTTTTATATTTTAAGTCgaccatattggatccaccattttgtattttgcaaTTCTGACGTCAGATTCGTTTTCAGCTCCTgggtaacaaatttcaagtgaatcggatcaatttttatacttttagTCTGCCATATTCGATCAgctaatttgaattttgaaattttgacccTGGATTCGTTTTCAgcgatatctcaaaaattaaatacaagtCTTGAATAACCGATTCAAAAAAGATGTTTTATATATGAGACGCTGTGCCGTAAAGAGTTAATGTACTGAAACTTATTCATTTGAGTAGGTACATTGACGCAATTAGAGCATCTTTCCCCTTTAAGGGTTTCTAATCCCCCTGAGATGCCTGCAAGcattaatattgaaaaacactCACCGTGCCCAGCATCACCAAACATAATGCCGAACAAGAAAGGGAATGTTATGATGGTGTACAGAGCTGGGTTGGCCTCACGGTACGAAGCTACTCCGTACGCGTCAATCAAGTTTTGGAAGCCTCGAGTGAATTTGTTAGTGCGATTGAAGGTTGGAGGGTCTTCATCAGTGTGAATTACATTCAGGAATGACGGAATGGAGCTTCCACATAGGCGCTGTAAATGAAAAAGTGATAACGGAGCGAAGAAAACCTACTATTTCATTTCTTGTCCTTTGCATTTCATATAAGGGAGTATACCAACCGATCCTTCGGTGAGACAATTCTGAACGATGGTCAAATCTTGTACCGGAACCCAGCATTCAccaattaaacattttttggaCACATCCATGTTAAAAAGATTCAGCGTATGATATATCGCCTTCATTTTGCGAACCATGATGCTCCAGTTTGGCAATTCCTTGGCGACATTATGCAGTACGCGTTGGCGATGATCTTGAGTTTGGTTCAGGACCTAGATGATAAAAAACCGATTGAAGTATCGAGtcaatctattttttttttatgactttGTAGCATTATTATGAATTTGGGTTACAGTCTTTAAAAGCAAAGCATAATTGTTCAGACACGAGTTTCATGtttctaatttgttatttgaaAACTACAAAATTTGTCCGTGTTTTTATACGCTTCATAAAGCACTGCAAACTAGTTTACATTTTCCTGCGAACGTCTACTAAACTTTCGTACTATTTCTATGAATTCTTAGATAAAttggaaaacaattttcaacagtttcaaATAAGGCCTCGTTTGTCATATATTTCTAAAACATTCTGTATGATTATGATGTGTGTGAAGATGAAAACCCGAAGAATGTGAAGACACGtacgataagaaaaaatattgctaaagatggataaaaatgagaaattttgaaaaatcaatcttGGGCTGTGCGAGTAATACAATAATCATAAATTTcgattaattgttttttatttatgcaaTCCATAATTTCCCGATTTATCGATTATTCTGTTTGTTCAATCAATCGTTTTTCGATTAACTGATTAATCGCACAGCTGTAAGTTACATCATGTTGACGTGTCTGACTTGCATACCAAGTTGAGATCTTCAAGACGAGTTCGGACACCTTTGACCATATCTTGACGTTCGCCGTGACTGTTGGGACATGGATACAAAGAAGCATGGAATCCATTGCacactttttttattcgagATTTCAGCTGCTCTCCTTGGAAGAAAGCAACGAAGACCGTCTTGTAAATCGCGTTTCCCTGAAACGAtcatttctttcttattgCCATTGTTGTGCGCGTGTGTATACCTACTCAATACGCTAGGTGGTATAACATACTTTTCAGACACTCACATCTAAAACAATTTTACCTGAACAATTAAGCAACTTAAGTATGCATTGTTTTTTAAGTAatacaacattttttgtgGCCAAAGTCAATGAAAGTGCCGCACcgttataaatgaaaaaagcaaacatgcaatgaatttcaattacacaatgattttacaaaatttcaataattttcaaacatattCAACTGAAAAATCCAACTCTTTGAGAATGGCCGAAGTGTGAATTCGAAAACTCTGTCGTTCAAGATGTGATTTCCGTAAAATTGAGGCATTTGATTTGAAGTTATCATAATAATTGCTGTGATGATTTGAAAACCGTTGAGAAAGTGATAAATCTATTTTCAATCTGTTAAGAATAATCAACATACATTGTTTTAATCATCTTCATGTAAAGGGATACATAACGAATAAACATAGATGTCTGCGTATAATTGCATTTTATATTACCATAATTCAAGTCACAGAGAAATACGTTATCTATTTCAGGTGctagataaaaatatttttagattgaAAACGATTAAATTAGTTTGATTTGTTTTGGGGTAATTAAACGGGGTTTGTTAAGAACACATGaaatattgatatatatacaGCAGTGCAGGAAGTTAAGCCTTTcgtgcatacatttttccttacatGCGATGCACTCGAAATTTTGCATGCCTGGGCTTTTGAGGTCTTTGATTACGAACATGaactcgaaattcaaaaattcaaaatagcggATCCAACATGGCGAACGTAAATTAAAAACCTTATTTGGTTTTGATAAAACTTTATGTTACGTGATATTTTGGGTCAGTGATTACGAATCTTAACTCGAAAATCGacaattcaaaatggcggatccaatatacTAGATCGAcaaaaacaacagaaaaaaaaatgttaaaaataatgtgtatAATTGTTGGTGCGTATCAaggttttgtaaaaattggtGCTCGGATTTTTTGTGGTAGATTAGCagataattctttttttcgtgGACAAGTACGAATTTCGACAATTTGTTTGCATGGGCTGCTTTTCTatagataaatgaataaattttataatttttttaagcttaGAAGTTTTTCAGAGACCACGTAGAACTATAAAACTTGGCAGttgttaccaaaaaagtagtttaataaataaaaatccgcAAAAAAAAGGCGGGACGCTGGGCGTCCCAGCATGAAATAAAGGGTTAAGGAATGCATTTCCACTCACGGTACTCGGGTCCTCTAATGGCTTATCAAGTTCATTTTGCCGTAGAAAAACGTTACCGCGGGAAATACGCCACAACATTCGTTCGAATGCTGGAACACGTTCTCGATTAATGACTCCTGCGACGAACCTAGAAACAGGATGAGATTTTTGTATTGCATAATGATTCAAGTGAAAAAAGCTGAAACTGTTCCAGTAACTTTTGAAACGGAATTTCTCAATTTGGCTCAAGTTTCACCATGccgtacttttttttataagaatattgaatttccaaaaaaaaaaaaaattaaaatgaaacttattaaatattttcatttgtgaAAAAGTAGACACATAAATCTTTCCGCGTAAGAACAAGATTTGACTCTTGAAATCAACGGTATGGAACGTTTAAAATGGATTATTTTCTCgagaaataaaacgaagcgttcatttaaaatatttgaagtttttttaaaatgtaaaatgatTAATAACAATCCGAGTTCCATATAAATGTTCAAACGATGTAAAAGAGTTCCGTTGAAAATGGACATCATagtttttttcaccaaattttcgAGAAAGGTTAACAATTCCACTTAGCAAAATacagaaagaataaaataaattcattcagTGACTCAGCATAGAACATATTTTACCGATTTCCgcttttgtaaatttttttacatcctgGTGACTAATAACAGAGTAAAACAACAATGCCTTCAATCAAGTTCAATTACATGCAAGAAAACTTAGAGATTACATCTGAGGAGTTTCATGAAATACGCGAAACTTTACTCATACTGATCCTAATTCGGACTGAAGGGGGTTAATCATCAGCCATTCATGCCTGACTTTCAAGTTGACTTTGAATAGCTGCTGCTATCGGTATCAAAAGACTTGTAAATAATCGGTAATTGTACGGTTAAAAGAtaccaattttatttttattttaagctttgaaattaaaaaaaattattcaccatCTTTCAACCTTATGAATTTACTACAAAGGGAcggttttcaaaaatcttttacAGGATAACTTTCAAACCGTTCGTCcgattttttattagattTCGTAAACTGCATTCTTGTACGTACTTTTTGCAGGTGCTCAAATAATTCGTGCCCGACTTAGACTTTGTAAGTTATGAATTGAAGATgagtttgataaaaatacgcaaaacgttattaatttcatcaaatttcagaatttttacaatttataacCCATGGAGTCGCGTTGGATCTGACTTATTCTAGTTCTCGCGGAAACTATACGCATCAGAATAGaatgtgaaatgaatttcataaaaatcgtATAATCCGTAAGTATGTAAACAGTGTAAAAACACATCTTTTCGAGTAGAATTACTACAGTTAAACAATTGTGGACCATTCTTCAACACTTTCCGTTCCCTTGCTTGTTCAATACAGGAAGAAGAAGGGTGaatttgctcggtcggtaagggtggGAGTACTACATGAACTTAAAATAAAGGTAAAATTACTAGCATTTTTTAGCCGTATAATTATCGGCTAGTTACGAACATTCCCGTATCAATAGCACGTATTCAAAGctaatttaaaaatgaagcGCGAAAGGATGACCAGCTCCCTTGAAATTCATCCGATAAACGATTACACGACTTACTCGAGACGTCCCCTGGTACCTGCTGTCGGATGGACAGCATTTGCTTCCTCGTTTATTAGCGCCCTGGTGATCGAGTCGTTGACCTCTTCCTGTTGACAAGAAGAGATGTTAGAATCCAATGAAACCTGGGAGTGCAGACCACCACCTAcctcggtaaaaaaaatttgagtcTTCTCCAGTACGTGGCGCAGCTCTGTGAGCTCGAGGTAGTTGCTCTTCAGGTTCACAGCATTCTGGCTTAGCTCCAGGATGTCGTTCTCCGTCTTATCCAGATGAGCCTGCGGAGAGCAATGAGCGGTGCGTCTATATTAGACTTTTGGGAACCAGGGAAATGTTGGCTTTCTTCTGTTGTAAGAAGGTCTGAACGAAAGTTTTTGccatgtaaaaatttttccgaagtatcagatttttatttcaagtctAAGAGGTGCCTC is a window encoding:
- the LOC124298781 gene encoding V-type proton ATPase 116 kDa subunit a1-like isoform X3, which encodes MGAMFRSEEMALCQLFIQPEAAYLSVSELGETGTVQFRDLNAEVNSFQRKFVNEVRRCDEMERKLRYIEAEVKKDNVPTQDHLLELPRAPNPREIIDLEAHLDKTENDILELSQNAVNLKSNYLELTELRHVLEKTQIFFTEVGGGLHSQVSLDSNISSCQQEEVNDSITRALINEEANAVHPTAGTRGRLEFVAGVINRERVPAFERMLWRISRGNVFLRQNELDKPLEDPSTGNAIYKTVFVAFFQGEQLKSRIKKVCNGFHASLYPCPNSHGERQDMVKGVRTRLEDLNLVLNQTQDHRQRVLHNVAKELPNWSIMVRKMKAIYHTLNLFNMDVSKKCLIGECWVPVQDLTIVQNCLTEGSRLCGSSIPSFLNVIHTDEDPPTFNRTNKFTRGFQNLIDAYGVASYREANPALYTIITFPFLFGIMFGDAGHGLILTLFGAYMIICEKQLIAKRIDNEIWNIFFGGRYIILLMGLFSIYTGVIYNDVFSKSVNIFGSSWENPYDYETLTEEETHQLDPISAFKDSPYPLGLDPAWQLGENKIIFLNSYKMKLSIVIGVVHMIFGVCCSIINYVHFKKYASILLEFLPQLVFLMLLFFYMVCLIVMKWILYAATNDDFSRGSTCAPSVLITFINMMLMSSSSDTTEGCSEFMFTGQGTVQYVCVFGALACVPVMLFGKPLYIITTRKKNQSASPVVSNGIPSQDIELQPGGIASPSNTVSEHGGGHSVEDEAFSEIMIHQGIHTIEYVLSTVSHTASYLRLWALSLAHAQLSEVLWEMVLRQGLGAEEGDRMSGHFQFFQRQTV